In Candidatus Kaistella beijingensis, a genomic segment contains:
- a CDS encoding XRE family transcriptional regulator, protein MSIFSENIRLLRDRQNLTQQKIADDLKITRGRYVKYEDGSSEPPLDLLLKIAKYFNVSIDILLSVDIRKYPLEQMVKISENKILVPVAVDSKGENKIEIIPTKASMGYLNGYQDPDYIEGLQTLSLPFLRNGKFRAFPAGGDSMPPYKDGTYIVGKYVENIADLKTDRTYIFVTANDGIVYKRFQFHEGNSICVKSDNNFYEPFKIPLPEIFEIWEFACSISTQEYEPENVEVRDVKEMFLSLKEEISLLRGKK, encoded by the coding sequence ATGTCAATCTTTTCAGAGAACATCAGGCTTTTAAGAGACCGCCAAAATCTTACCCAACAAAAAATTGCGGACGACCTTAAAATTACGCGCGGCAGATATGTAAAGTACGAGGACGGCAGTTCGGAACCGCCACTGGATTTGCTGTTGAAAATTGCCAAATATTTCAATGTCAGCATCGATATTTTGCTGAGTGTGGACATCAGAAAGTATCCTTTGGAGCAAATGGTCAAGATTTCTGAAAATAAAATTTTGGTTCCGGTTGCCGTAGATTCAAAAGGTGAAAATAAGATCGAAATTATTCCCACAAAAGCGTCGATGGGTTATCTGAACGGTTATCAAGATCCGGACTATATTGAAGGTTTGCAAACACTGTCGCTGCCGTTTTTGAGGAATGGCAAATTTCGGGCATTTCCGGCGGGTGGAGATTCGATGCCGCCCTACAAGGACGGAACCTATATTGTTGGCAAGTATGTGGAAAATATCGCCGACCTAAAAACAGACCGAACCTATATTTTTGTTACAGCGAATGACGGTATCGTGTATAAAAGGTTTCAGTTTCACGAAGGGAATTCGATATGCGTGAAATCGGACAACAATTTTTATGAGCCGTTTAAAATTCCGCTTCCAGAAATTTTTGAAATATGGGAGTTTGCCTGCAGCATCAGTACTCAGGAATACGAGCCGGAGAATGTCGAAGTAAGGGACGTGAAGGAAATGTTTTTGAGTTTGAAGGAGGAAATTTCTTTGTTGAGAGGTAAAAAATAA